The genomic stretch CGCGCGTGCCGAGCACGAAGCTTCGCGGAGGCGTGCACGAGGCTTCGCTGCGCGGGGCATTCTCGATTCGTCTGAAACAGGGATGGAGAGTCCATCGGGCAACGCCCGCTAATCGACGTTATGTGAACCCGATCCGACGAACCACGCCGTGACAGGCGGCGCGCTCCAGCTGGTCATCAGCTCGCTGCGGCGTGGCTTGCGATGCCGGCGACGATGGTGTCGAGCCCGGCGTCAAACGCCCGGATGAGTGGACCGAGTTCGTCGCCGGCGTGACGCAGCGGTGCCGCGGCGCCGAGCGCGGCACCGTGAACGAAGTCGACGACGAGCCAGACGTTGGGCTCAACGAGGTCAACGTCGATGCCGCTGTCGGCGACCGCATCGGTGAGGGGCGCGACGAGCGGCATGGCGCCGGCGGCGACGACCGGGTCAGCGAGCCCTGCGGCGACGAGGTCGCGGTTGACCACCACAACATCCCAGTACGCCTTCGCCCAGCCCCGCACCCGCACGTCCCATGGGTCATCCGCGGCGGGGAGCGTCATCGCCCCGACCGTGCGCGCCATCACGAGCGAGAGGAGCTCGCGCTTGCTGGCGACGTGGTGGTACACGGCCATCGGGTCGACGCCGAGCGCGGCACCGAGCCTGCGCATCGACAAGGCGGGCAGCCCCGCGTCGGCGATCAGCTCGCACGTCGTCTCGACGATCGCGTCAACCGTGAGCGGATCGGTTCTCTGCCGCGCCTGATTGCTCATCTCTACGCTGTAGAGTAGCTCGACTCTACGCCGTAGAACGAAAGGCTCGACGTGCATGAACGCCCGGAGGATCTCACCGCTCTGCAACACCTGATTGACGACGCCTACGCGAACGCCAGCGCTCACCTGCTCAGCATTCACGAACCCGAACGGCGGCTCAACGCCGCCGCCGTGGCCTCCACGCTGACCGGCATGCGCCTCCTCGTGCTTGCCACCACCACGCGCGATGGCCGGCCGATCACCGGGGCGGTCGACGGCGTGTTCTACCGCGGCCGCTTCCACTTCGGGTCGTCGCCCGACTCCGTGCGATTCCGACACATCCGAGAGCGGCCTGAAGTGAGCGCCACCCACCTGCCCGGCGAACACCTCGCGATCACAGTGCACGGGACGGCCGAGATGATCGACGTCGGCGCGCCCGAGCACGCCGAGTTCCGTGGCGGCGCGCTCCAGCTGGTCATCAGCTCGCTGCGGCGTGGCTTGCGATGCCGGCGACGATGGTGTCGAGCCCGGCGTCAAACGCCCGGATGAGTGGACCGAGTTCGTCGCCGGCGTGACGCAGCGGTGCCGCGGCGCCGAGCGCGGCACCGTGAACGAAGTCGACGACGAGCCAGACGTTGGGCTCAACGAGGTCAACGTCGATGCCGCTGTCGGCGACCGCATCGGTGAGGGGCGCGACGAGCGGCATGGCGCCGGCGGCGACGACCGGGTCAGCGAGCCCTGCGGCGACGAGGTCGCGGTTGACCACCACAACATCCCAGTACGCCTTCGCCCAGCCCCGCACCCGCACGTCCCATGGGTCATCCGCGGCGGGGAGCGTCATCGCCCCGACCGTGCGCGCCATCACGAGCGAGAGGAGCTCGCGCTTGCTGGCGACGTGGTGGTACACGGCCATCGGGTCGACGCCGAGCGCGGCACCGAGCCTGCGCATCGACAAGGCGGGCAGCCCCGCGTCGGCGATCAGCTCGCACGTCGTCTCGACGATCGCGTCAACCGTGAGCGGATCGGTTCTCTGCCGCGCCTGATTGCTCATCTCTACGCTGTAGAGTAGCTCGACTCTACGCCGTAGAACGAAAGGCTCGACGTGCATGAACGCCCGGAGGATCTCACCGCTCTGCAACACCTGATTGACGACGCCTACGCGAACGCCAGCGCTCACCTGCTCAGCATTCACGAACCCGAACGGCGGCTCAACGCCGCCGCCGTGGCCTCCACGCTGACCGGCATGCGCCTCCTCGTGCTTGCCACCACCACGCGCGATGGCCGGCCGATCACCGGGGCGGTCGACGGCGTGTTCTACCGCGGCCGCTTCCACTTCGGGTCGTCGCCCGACTCCGTGCGATTCCGACACATCCGAGAGCGGCCTGAAGTGAGCGCCACCCACCTGCCCGGCGAACACCTCGCGATCACAGTGCACGGGACGGCCGAGATGATCGACGTCGGCGCGCCCGAGCACGCCGAGTTCCGTCAAACCCTCCTCGACATCTACCTGCCCCGGTATGGAGACGCGTGGCTCCCGATCCTCGAAGGCGGCACCTTCGCCCGCATCCACCCGCGCCGGATGTTCACCTTCGCAATGTCTGAGGCCGCGTAGCGGCGCTCACACTGCGGGTCGCAGCCAGATCGTGTTGACGATGTCGAGAACCATCCCCCGGCTCCGCTCACCGGGTAGAGGGCCACGACAGGCGCGGCCCACGACATCCGGAGACCGCGATGCACGCCAGGACCACCCGTCGCTCCACCGACTCCCAAGAAGGGAAGGTCATGGACCAGCAAGAGATCGGAGGCCGTTCATGACCGTCCTACGCTTGGAGCACATCGGCATCGTCGTCGACGACCTCGCGGCGGCGATCGCGTTCTTCGTTGCACTCGGGCTCGAATTGGAGGGCGAGGCGTCCGTCGAGGGGAGCTCGGTGGATCGCATCAACGGTCTGGAGGGCGTGCGGGCGGATATCGCGATGCTGCGGACCCCGGACGGCAACGGCAAGGTCGAGTTGGCCCGGTACCGCTCGCCCTCATACGCGGGCGGCGATCAGCCGGCACCGGCCAACGCGCCGGGCATCCGCCACATCCTCTTCGTCGTCGACGACATCGAGGCCTCCCTCGACGACCTTCGAGCGCACGGCGGCGAGCTGGTGGGCGACCTGGAGAACTACGCCAACAGCTACCGGCTCTGCTACGTCCGCGGCCCGGCAGGGATCATCGTCGAGCTGGCGGAGAAGATCGGCTGATGGGCGTCCCATTGTTCGGTCAGCAGCACGTCGACCGATACCGCGAGACCGGCGGCGAGGAAGGTCACGACCGGCAGGGCACCACGGTGCTGCTGCTCACCACCACCGTGCGCAAGTCGGGTGCCCAGCGGGCCACGCCCCTGATCTTACGAAGAAGGGCTGAGGGAGGCCCTGTCAGGGGGTGACTGGCAGGCCCCCTTTGGCCCGTGGCAGCGGGGGTACTGTGGTTCTCGTGGACCCCGCCAGAGACATCGCCGAGTTCCTCACCTCGCGCCGCGCTCGGGTCACCCCCGAGCAGGTCGGCCTGCGTACCTACGGGCCGCGCCGGGTGAAGGGCCTGCGCCGTGAGGAGGTCGCATCGCTGGCCGGCGTCAGCGTCGACTACTACAAGCGCCTGGAGCGCGGAAACGCCAGCGGCGTCTCCGATGGCGTCCTGGAGGCCCTGGCCGAGGCGCTGCTCCTGGACGCGGCCGAGCGCGCGCATCTGCACGACCTCGCTCGCGCCGTGAACCCGGTTGCGCCCAAGCGGCGGCGGCCCGGCCCGCAGCGCGTGCGCCCGGTGGTGCAGCAGATCGTCGATGGCATGAGCGCACCCGCGATCGTCCGCGGCAGCCGCCTGGACTACCTGTCGGCGAACGCGCTGGGGCGCGCCTTGTACGCGCCCGTGTTCGAGAGCGTCGAGCAGCCGGCCAACAGCGCCCGCTTCACCTTCCTGGACCCGGCCGCCCGCGAGTTCTACGTCGACTGGGAGCGCACGGCCAAGGACCTTGTCGCGCACCTGCGCTCGCTGGTCGGTCAGAACCCCTTCGACAAGGCTCTGTCGGACCTCGTCGGCGAACTGGCCACGCGCAGCCCCGAGTTCGCCGCCTGGTGGGCGGCGCACAACGTTCGCTACCACCAGACCGGCACCAAGCGCCTGCGCCATCCGCTCGTGGGCGAGCTCGAGCTGTCCTACGAGGTCATGGACCTGGCGGGCGACTCCGGCCTGACGATCGCCGCCTATGGGGTCGAACCCGGCAGCCGCTCCGCCCAGGCGCTTGATCTGCTCGCCAGCTGGGCCGCGACCCTCGACCACGCGATCACCCAGGAGCACTGAACACGATGCACATCACCCGCGCGACGACCGTGCCGACGCAGAAGGGCTCGGCCGAGTGGTTCACCGGCGACGTCTACATCGACGCCGCCGCGGCCCCGGTGGGCGACTCCGCGTTCGCGGCCGCCAACGTCCACTTCACCCCCGGCGCCCGCACCGCCTGGCACACCCACCCCAACGGGCAGACGATCTTCGTCACCGAGGGCATCGGCCGCTGTCAGCGCGAAGGCGGCCCCCTCGAGACCCTCCGGCCGGGCGACCGCGTCTTCTTCGAGCCCGGTGAGAACCACTGGCACGGCGCCGCGCCCGACCGCTTCATGGTCCACGTGGCCATGCAGCAGAACGACGGGTCCGGCTCCGCCGTCACCTGGGGCGAGCACGTCGACGATCAGCAGTACCGCGCCGCCCCGGCCGACGGCGCCTGAACCCAAGGAGAACCTCATGGAGTACCGGCCCCTTGGACGCACCGGCGTCCAGGTCTCACCGCTCTGCCTCGGCACGATGATGTTCGGCGCCTGGGGCAACCCCGACCACGACGACTCGATCCGCGTCATCCATGCCGCGCTGGACGCCGGGGTCAACTTCGTCGACACCGCCGACGTCTACTCGGCCGGCGAGTCCGAGGAGATCGTCGGCAAGGCGCTCAAGGGCCGCCGCGACGACGTCGTCCTCGCCACGAAGTTCTTCATGCCCATGGGCGACGACCCCAACCGCCGCGGCGGGTCGCGGCGCTGGATCATCAGCGAGGTCGAGAACAGCCTGCGCCGGCTGGGCACCGATTGGATCGACCTCTATCAGGTCCACCGCCCGTCGCCCGACATCGACGTCGAGGAGACCCTCGGCGCGCTGACCGACCTCGTGCGCCAGGGCAAGGTCCGCTCCATCGGCTCGTCCTCCTACGCGGGCAGCCAGATCGTCGAGGCCCAGTGGGTGGCCCGGGATCGGGGCCTGGAGCGCTTCCGCACCGAGCAGCCGCCCTATTCGATGCTCGTGCGGGGCATCGAGCTCGACGTCCTGCCCACCGCCCAGCGCCATGGCATGGGCATCCTCACCTACAGCCCGCTCTCGGGCGGCTGGCTGTCGGGCAACTGGAGCGCCGGCAGCTCACCCACCTCCCCCGTCCGCCAACGCCTGGCCAAGCGCTTCGACATGGCGCTGCCCGAGAACCGGCGCAAGCTCGACGCCGTCCAGCAGCTCGCGCAGGTCGCCGACCAAGCCGGGCTCTCGTTGATCGAGCTGGCCATCGCCTTCGTCGCCAACCATCCCGCGGTGACCTCCGCGATCATCGGCCCGCGCACCATGGAGCAACTGGAGAGCCAGCTCCCCGCCGCCGACGTCGTGCTCGACACCGCGACGCTGGACCGCATCGACGAGATCGTCGCGCCCGGCGTCACGCTCAACCCCGCCGACCACAGCTACGGCGAGCAGGTCCTCCAGCCGGCCCTGCGTCGGCGCTGAGAGGAGACCACCGCAACCGCGACGCTCCAGCGGCAAGCAATCGACAATCCGAGCGAAGAGGCTGAACCATGACGTCGGAGACCGTCCCTGCCCTGTCCCTCAACAACGGCGTGACGATGCCTGCCCTCGGGTTAGGCGTCTTCCAGAGCCCGCCCCAGGAGACCGCCGCGGCCGTCGAGACCGCGCTGCGCGAGGGCTACCGGCACGTCGACACGGCCGCGGCCTACGGCAATGAACGCGAGGTCGGCGAGGCGGTCCGCGCCTCGGGTCTGGACCGCTCCGAGGTGTTCCTGGAGACGAAGATCTGGATCTCCGACTACGGCTACGACGAGACGCTGCACGGGTTCGAGAAGAGCGCGGGCAAGCTCGGCGTCGAGCAGATCGACCTGCTGATCCTCCACCAGGCGCTGCCTTCGGCGTTCGACCGCACGCTGGAGGCGTACCGGGCGCTTGAGACGCTCCTGGCCGACGGCAAGGTCCGTGCGATCGGCGTCAGCAACTTCATGGTCGATCACCTCACCCGCCTGCTCGAGCACGCCTCGGTCGTCCCGGCGGTCAACCAGATCGAGCAGCACCCCTACTTCGCCCAGAGGGACGTCGAGAGCTTCGGCCGGGAGCACGGCATCCTCGCTCAGGCGTGGTCTCCGATCGGCGGCATCACCTTCTACCGAGACGGCGAGCACACGAGCACCCTCGACGATCCCGTCATCACGGCGATCGCCGAGGCGCACGGCAAGTCGGCCGCACAGGCGATGCTTCGCTGGGGCCTGCAGCACGGCCGCAGTGTCATCCCGAAGTCCACCAACCCGCAGCGCATCGCCGAGAACATCGACGTCTTCGACTTCGAGCTCTCCGCCGAGCAGATGGCCGCCATCGACGGGCTTGACACGGGCCACCGCGGCGGCCCCGAGCCCGACGAGGTCACGCTCGAGGCATTCGGTCGCGACATCCCAGAAGCCTGAGCGCACTGCCCACGTCGCGGCCCATGCGCAGCGCCTCGGTGCTCTCGAGTTCCCGCGTGTCGCCGGCGCTCGGTCAACCGAACGGCGCCATCCGGATGCTCAGGTCGGTGGCGGCGAAGCGGTGCACGTACCACGCCCGGCCGCGAGGGACCTGCTTGGCCTCCGCGCGCCACAGCGCGGCGAATTCGCGCTTGAAGCCCAGCCGCGGGAACTGCTCGACCACGCGCCTGCGGACCGCGTCGGGGATCTCGTTGCTGCGCAAGCCGAAGACGTCGACTGCGGCGCCGGCGGACATGAGATAGGCCTCGGAGCCGGACTCAAGGCCGACACCGGGGGTGTGATGCATGGCGATGGCGTTGGTCACCACCTCCCGGCTGTCGGCGGGCACTCCGTGGCGGTCGGCGAACTGGCGGGCCAGCGCCGCGCTGCGCACGGTGAAGTCGACGTGCGGGACGGGGCTTGGAAGCCCGGTGTCGTGGAACATCGCGGCGAGGTACAGCAACTCACGGTCGAACGAGATCCCGCGGAGTGCGGCGATGGCGGCTGCCCAGGCGTAGGCACGATGGGAGTGGTTGCGCAGCACCGGTGCGAGGAGGTCCTCGGCGGCCTCCTGCGCGTCTCGGGCCAGCGACGAGTCCGGGGGCGCAAGGCGCGCCGGTTCGATGGTGGCGCGGCGGCCCGAGTGCACGCGCAGGGCCATCGCCAACAGGCCGGCCAGGATGCCGAGCTCTCCGCGCAGCAGCGGCGGGGCCAGCGTCACGCACTCGCGGGCGGTGAGCACGCCGCCCGTGCGCTCGGTCCATCCGATCGACCCGAGCGGGTCGCTGGAGCCTGCGCGGCCGCCGCGATCGCCGGTGGTGGTCGTGGACATCGGTCGATCTTAGGCGCCGCCCCGCCCGGCGGGCCCGAGATCAGGTGGCGGTTCAGGGTGGCTCCCCGATGGCGGGCCGGTGGGCGCGGCGAGACGCTTGATCCATGTGCTCCACCGCCCTCCCCCGCCACGCCGATCGTCCGCGAGATCCCTCGCCCCGCACCTACGCCCGACCGGACCGGCTCGACCTGGTGAGAGACGTCGGCGGATTCATGAAGCGCTGGACGATCCGTCGCCCGAGCTCGTACGACTGCTGCTTCTCATCGACCAAGGAGCTCGGCGTATGCTGGCGCCATGGGGCTGCTACGCAAGCGGGCTGACGGACCCGGAGGCGAGCGGTTTCTCATGCGCGAGAAGCTGCTGTCCATCGGCGATGACTTCTGGATCGAGAACGACCAGGGCGAACGCGCGTACAAGGTCAACGGAAAGGCGTTCCGCATCCGGAGGACCTTCGTGCTCGAGGACACCTCGGGACACGAGGTGGCGCGGATCCAGGAGCGCAAGCTCAGCATCCGCGACAAGATCGCCATCGAGCGCGGAGGCGACACCGCCGCGACCGTCCACAAGGCGCTCGTCGGGCTCCGAGATCGCTTCGCCATCGACGTCGAGCATGGCGCCGACATGAAGGCACACGGAAACGTGGTCGACCACGAGTACGAGATCGAGCGCGACGGCGACACCATCGCCACGATCTCCAAGAAGTGGTTCCGCGTGCGCGAGTCCTACGGCGTCGACGTCGCCGCCGGCGAGGACGCCCCGCTCATCCTCGCGATCACTGTCGCCATCGACTCGCTGACCACCCGCGACTGAACTCGGCGCGACCCCACGCCGCTGCGTCGCGCGTGTAGGAAGCGCGGTCGCGAGTTCGGAGCATGGCTGCTCCCGTCTCCTGCCCGGAGCAGCCGCGAGCAGTCGGATGGCGGCTCTGGGCGCCGTCGGAGGAAGGCGGTCCTGGTCGGCCGTCCTTGGATCCGCGCGCGATACTTGTCGCATGACCCTCTGGCTGGCGGTCGTGGGCGCGTTCCTCGTCGGCGTGGGCGTCGCGCACGCTGTATCCGTGCGCCGCTACTCGCCGAGCCATGTGGTCGGGGAGATCGCGGTGCGGGGCCGGGGCCTGTTCTTCAGCCGGACCGCGGATGGGACCTGGTGGAGGCTTCGGCTCCGCGCGCGTCGCTGCAGCACGACGTATCCGGCTGACTGGGGTGACGCGCCGCCCGACAGCGGCGTTCGGGAGCCGCGGCGCCCGCGAGGACCCGGACCGCTCGACGCTGCCTCCGCCCTGGAGCCGCCGGACTGCTGAGCGGCGGCGAGCGTTGAGCGGCCTCGCGGCAGTCAACCGCCGGGGCTGAGCCCGGCGGCGGCGAGCGCCTCTCGACGATCTGGTAGACGACGTCGCGGCGCGCGAAGGTCTCCCACGCCTCGCGCACCGGCTGGACGTCGCTGACGGTCACGCCCCGAGCCTCCCCCGGTGCTCCCCGCCGGCCAAGCGCGGAACCGCCGCGAGGATCCGCTCCGCGACCGCCTCGGGGCGCTGTCCGTCGGTGCTGAGCACGAGGTCGACGCCGGCCAGGTCCGGCATGCTGGTCGCCAGCGCCTGCGCGTGCTGAACGAGCGCCTGGAGGCCCGACCAGCTGGCGGGCTCCCGCTCGGTGATGCGCGCGGCCAGGGTCGCGGGGTTCGCCTCCAGCCGCGCCAGGAAGACCTGGTCGGCGCCGACGGCCGCCAGCAGTCCGGCGACGTCGTCGTCGGTCTCAAGGGTCTGGGCGAGCAGCAGCAGACGGTGGCCGGCGTCTCGCAACAGCTCGCAGTGGACGCGGACGTGGCGCAGCCACTGCTCATCGCTCAGGGCCGGGTGCGTCCAGACCACCGACTCGACCTCGACGGCCGCGTGCGCGATGTCGTGGTCTGAGAGCGCGTCCGACAGCGCCGTCAACACCGCGCTCTTTCCCGCGCCCGGCGGGCCGGTGATCACGACGACCAGCACGGGCCGCGGAGCGCCTCGGCTGCCCCGTCCCGGTCGTGCATCAAGCCGACACCTTCCGCGCTCGCTCGAGCGCCGCGAGCACCCACTCATCGGCGGGCATGCCCCGCAGCCCACCGGGCGTGGCAAACAACCGGCACTTCAACCCGAAGTCCGTCCGCTCGCCCGCACCCGGCTCGACGTCCTCACCGTCGACGCGCACCGTCGGGGAACCGAGGAACCGTTCCCGCTCGGCCGCCGCCGCGTCCTCCACCCGCACGAGCTCGACGTCCTCGCCCGCACCGACGGACTCCAGCAACTCGCGCAGGTGCGGCAACAGCGCGCGGTGGTTCGGGCATCCATCGAAGAACAGGACCTCGACCTTCACCGCCACCGACGGTAGCGCGAGCGGCTGCGCGCGCACTCTTCGAGCACGGGCGGCGGGAGGCTCGGCCGGCATGAGGGTCGGCTCCTCCATGCCGAGACCTTCTCGGGCGTGCGCCGGTGGGGCTCAGTCGACGTCGACGGAGCCGATCACCTCGCCGTAGGGGAACAGGAAGTCGAGCCGGTCGCTCCGCGCGCCGATCACCTCGACCGGGCCGAGGATCGAGAGGGCGTCCTGCGGGCCGTCGTGCAGCCGTAGCGTGCCGGTGCCGGGGCGCGTCTCGTACGTCGTCCCCTCGGACACGTCGACGGAGATGACCTCGGCGCGGGCCGGCGCGCCCGCGGTCGCGGGAACCTGGCGCACCTGCAGATATGGCGCGTCGTCGCGCACGCCGAAGATGTCGGGCCAGGCTGCGCCGCCCTCGTCCCCGTCCGCCTCGGAGAAGTCCGCGTCGATGATCAGATGGCCCTTGCGATGGCACTCGAGATGCAGGCCGCCGTCGCGCTCCTCCCAGACGAACGCGCCCATCTTCTTCGGCCACGCCCAGAGCTCGCGGCCGACCGCCATGCCCATGTCGTCGTCGATGTACTCGAGCGTGCAATGGCCGCCGACGGTCCCGTCATACGAGACCGGGATGCCGAACTCCACGACGTGGACGTCGCGGTGCGGGGTCGCCCCCTTCGCGTCGACCTCGTCGGCCAGCAGCCAGCCGACGTGGAAGACGTCGCCGAGCGCCTCGAGTGGCGCGGGCACGAGGGTTGCGAGCACGCCTTCGGGGGCCCGGCAGAGGAAGCCGACGCTCGTACACCCGTGGAACGCATGTGGCGGCTCGCCGTACAGCGGCGTCCACGTCGGGAGGTCGTAGAAGACGCGTGCGGGAGTGCTCACGGCATTACTCGATTCGACTCGACTTGGGTTGACGTACTATTGCCGAAGCGACGACGCCATGTCAATCGAGGCCGAAATCCCCCGTGGGGGCGCATCGCTGCGCCGCCTTCCGCTGCAAGCCCGCAGCCGCGAGAAGGTTCAGCGGATCCTGGACGCGGCGGCCGTCCTGCTCATCGAGATCGGATACAACGCCGCGGTCGAGTCGCCGGCGCTGCTGATCGCCCGCGCCGAAGTGACCCAAGGCACCTTCTACACGTACTTCCCCAACTGCGAGGCAGCGATGGAGATGCTCAGCCTCAAGCAGCTCGACCGCGCGGTCGCGATCGTCGACGATGTCGCCGGCGCGCCCCACGCCTCGTGGGAGGACGCCTCGGACGCGCTGCTCGACGCGTTCGCCGGTTTCTACGCCGACCCCGTCGTGCGCGAGCTGTGGCTCAACCACCACCTGACCGAGCGCGCGCTCGTGCTCGAGGACGAGGCGAACGACTACATCTCCGGGCGGACGGCCGAGCTCGTCGAGCGGCTCTCGGGCGGCGCGTTGCGCGGCGACGCGCGGCGCAGCCGGGTCGCGACGGACATCGGCGATCAGCTGCTCCGGCTCGCGTTCCGCGGCGACCCGGCCGGCGACCCGGCGCTCATCGAGGAGGCCCGGGTCGCGATCCGCTGCTACATCGCGAGCTGGGACCGTCCGGTCGGGGCGACCGGGCCCGGGTCGTGAACCGAACGGCACGTCGCGGCACGACGTGCCGGCGTTGCGGCGCAGACGCGACCCGGATTCGCGGCCGGCCGGATCGGGCACGCCACGTCGCAGGGTCGGCGATCCATACCGCGCAGGAGGCACGATGAAGATCCGGGCTTTGGTCGTCGAGGAGAAGGATGCCCCGTTCGAGGTGCAGGAGATCGACCTGGCCGAGCCCGGCCGCGGTGAGGTGCTGGTCCGCATCGTCGCCGCGGGCGTCTGTCACACCGACGCGATCACCCGCGCGGGTGACATGCCGATGCCGTTTCCGGCGGTCCTCGGTCACGAGGGCGCCGGCATCGTGGAGAAGGTCGGCGCCGGCGTCGCCCAGTTCACGCCCGGCGACAAGGTCATCCTGGGCTGGGCGTTCTGCGGCGAGTGTCGCAACTGCCTGGATGGACAACCGCGCTACTGCCTGCGCACGGGCGAGGCGCTGGTGTCCGGCCGCCGCTTCAAGGGCGAGCTGCGGGGCCAGAGCGCGTACTCGCGCAACGGCACGCCGATCAACGGTCATTTCTTCGGCCAGTCGTCGTTCGCCACGCACTCGATCGTGTTGGCCGACGCGCTCGTCAGGGCGCCCGACGACGCGCCGCTGGAGCTGTTGGGCCCGCTGGCCTGCGGTCTGGCCACCGGCGCCGGCGCAGTCCTCAACGAGGCGCGTCCCCGCTTGGGCGACTCGATCCTCGTCGCCGGCGTCGGAGCTGTCGGCCTGGCCGCGATCATGGCCGCGCGCAACTCGGGCGTCACGAGGATCATCGCCGCC from Capillimicrobium parvum encodes the following:
- a CDS encoding acetoacetate decarboxylase family protein — encoded protein: MSTPARVFYDLPTWTPLYGEPPHAFHGCTSVGFLCRAPEGVLATLVPAPLEALGDVFHVGWLLADEVDAKGATPHRDVHVVEFGIPVSYDGTVGGHCTLEYIDDDMGMAVGRELWAWPKKMGAFVWEERDGGLHLECHRKGHLIIDADFSEADGDEGGAAWPDIFGVRDDAPYLQVRQVPATAGAPARAEVISVDVSEGTTYETRPGTGTLRLHDGPQDALSILGPVEVIGARSDRLDFLFPYGEVIGSVDVD
- a CDS encoding AAA family ATPase, with amino-acid sequence MLVVVITGPPGAGKSAVLTALSDALSDHDIAHAAVEVESVVWTHPALSDEQWLRHVRVHCELLRDAGHRLLLLAQTLETDDDVAGLLAAVGADQVFLARLEANPATLAARITEREPASWSGLQALVQHAQALATSMPDLAGVDLVLSTDGQRPEAVAERILAAVPRLAGGEHRGRLGA
- a CDS encoding (R)-mandelonitrile lyase, producing the protein MHITRATTVPTQKGSAEWFTGDVYIDAAAAPVGDSAFAAANVHFTPGARTAWHTHPNGQTIFVTEGIGRCQREGGPLETLRPGDRVFFEPGENHWHGAAPDRFMVHVAMQQNDGSGSAVTWGEHVDDQQYRAAPADGA
- a CDS encoding DF family (seleno)protein, which codes for MEEPTLMPAEPPAARARRVRAQPLALPSVAVKVEVLFFDGCPNHRALLPHLRELLESVGAGEDVELVRVEDAAAAERERFLGSPTVRVDGEDVEPGAGERTDFGLKCRLFATPGGLRGMPADEWVLAALERARKVSA
- a CDS encoding pyridoxamine 5'-phosphate oxidase family protein; this encodes MHERPEDLTALQHLIDDAYANASAHLLSIHEPERRLNAAAVASTLTGMRLLVLATTTRDGRPITGAVDGVFYRGRFHFGSSPDSVRFRHIRERPEVSATHLPGEHLAITVHGTAEMIDVGAPEHAEFRGGALQLVISSLRRGLRCRRRWCRARRQTPG
- a CDS encoding HD domain-containing protein, which gives rise to MSTTTTGDRGGRAGSSDPLGSIGWTERTGGVLTARECVTLAPPLLRGELGILAGLLAMALRVHSGRRATIEPARLAPPDSSLARDAQEAAEDLLAPVLRNHSHRAYAWAAAIAALRGISFDRELLYLAAMFHDTGLPSPVPHVDFTVRSAALARQFADRHGVPADSREVVTNAIAMHHTPGVGLESGSEAYLMSAGAAVDVFGLRSNEIPDAVRRRVVEQFPRLGFKREFAALWRAEAKQVPRGRAWYVHRFAATDLSIRMAPFG
- a CDS encoding LURP-one-related/scramblase family protein, which gives rise to MGLLRKRADGPGGERFLMREKLLSIGDDFWIENDQGERAYKVNGKAFRIRRTFVLEDTSGHEVARIQERKLSIRDKIAIERGGDTAATVHKALVGLRDRFAIDVEHGADMKAHGNVVDHEYEIERDGDTIATISKKWFRVRESYGVDVAAGEDAPLILAITVAIDSLTTRD
- a CDS encoding helix-turn-helix domain-containing protein yields the protein MDPARDIAEFLTSRRARVTPEQVGLRTYGPRRVKGLRREEVASLAGVSVDYYKRLERGNASGVSDGVLEALAEALLLDAAERAHLHDLARAVNPVAPKRRRPGPQRVRPVVQQIVDGMSAPAIVRGSRLDYLSANALGRALYAPVFESVEQPANSARFTFLDPAAREFYVDWERTAKDLVAHLRSLVGQNPFDKALSDLVGELATRSPEFAAWWAAHNVRYHQTGTKRLRHPLVGELELSYEVMDLAGDSGLTIAAYGVEPGSRSAQALDLLASWAATLDHAITQEH
- a CDS encoding aldo/keto reductase, producing MEYRPLGRTGVQVSPLCLGTMMFGAWGNPDHDDSIRVIHAALDAGVNFVDTADVYSAGESEEIVGKALKGRRDDVVLATKFFMPMGDDPNRRGGSRRWIISEVENSLRRLGTDWIDLYQVHRPSPDIDVEETLGALTDLVRQGKVRSIGSSSYAGSQIVEAQWVARDRGLERFRTEQPPYSMLVRGIELDVLPTAQRHGMGILTYSPLSGGWLSGNWSAGSSPTSPVRQRLAKRFDMALPENRRKLDAVQQLAQVADQAGLSLIELAIAFVANHPAVTSAIIGPRTMEQLESQLPAADVVLDTATLDRIDEIVAPGVTLNPADHSYGEQVLQPALRRR
- a CDS encoding TetR/AcrR family transcriptional regulator encodes the protein MHVEPFVLRRRVELLYSVEMSNQARQRTDPLTVDAIVETTCELIADAGLPALSMRRLGAALGVDPMAVYHHVASKRELLSLVMARTVGAMTLPAADDPWDVRVRGWAKAYWDVVVVNRDLVAAGLADPVVAAGAMPLVAPLTDAVADSGIDVDLVEPNVWLVVDFVHGAALGAAAPLRHAGDELGPLIRAFDAGLDTIVAGIASHAAAS
- a CDS encoding pyridoxamine 5'-phosphate oxidase family protein yields the protein MHERPEDLTALQHLIDDAYANASAHLLSIHEPERRLNAAAVASTLTGMRLLVLATTTRDGRPITGAVDGVFYRGRFHFGSSPDSVRFRHIRERPEVSATHLPGEHLAITVHGTAEMIDVGAPEHAEFRQTLLDIYLPRYGDAWLPILEGGTFARIHPRRMFTFAMSEAA
- a CDS encoding aldo/keto reductase, encoding MTSETVPALSLNNGVTMPALGLGVFQSPPQETAAAVETALREGYRHVDTAAAYGNEREVGEAVRASGLDRSEVFLETKIWISDYGYDETLHGFEKSAGKLGVEQIDLLILHQALPSAFDRTLEAYRALETLLADGKVRAIGVSNFMVDHLTRLLEHASVVPAVNQIEQHPYFAQRDVESFGREHGILAQAWSPIGGITFYRDGEHTSTLDDPVITAIAEAHGKSAAQAMLRWGLQHGRSVIPKSTNPQRIAENIDVFDFELSAEQMAAIDGLDTGHRGGPEPDEVTLEAFGRDIPEA
- a CDS encoding nitroreductase family deazaflavin-dependent oxidoreductase, whose translation is MGVPLFGQQHVDRYRETGGEEGHDRQGTTVLLLTTTVRKSGAQRATPLILRRRAEGGPVRG
- a CDS encoding VOC family protein encodes the protein MTVLRLEHIGIVVDDLAAAIAFFVALGLELEGEASVEGSSVDRINGLEGVRADIAMLRTPDGNGKVELARYRSPSYAGGDQPAPANAPGIRHILFVVDDIEASLDDLRAHGGELVGDLENYANSYRLCYVRGPAGIIVELAEKIG